A DNA window from Fragaria vesca subsp. vesca linkage group LG3, FraVesHawaii_1.0, whole genome shotgun sequence contains the following coding sequences:
- the LOC101303107 gene encoding uncharacterized protein LOC101303107 encodes MDTILDKATVKGIWDSMRQKYQGSTKVRRAQLKALRREFEILGMREGEKVDEYFAHTLTIANKMKAHGERMEQLVIVEKILRSMTPKFDYMVCSIEESNNLTTMTIDELQSSLLVHEQRMIGHSGDEHVLKATLEDNFAARGRGRGGFRGRGRGRGRQGFNKALIECCKCHKLGHFQDEFPSWEKRVKYTELEEEEELLLMAYVEENKSSREDVWFLDSGCSNHMCGNKRWFSTIDEGFRHAVKLGNNTRMSVMGNGNIKLQVHGLTQVISDVYYVPELRNNLLSIGQLQERGLAILIQDGVCQVYHRRKV; translated from the coding sequence ATGGATACCATCTTAGACAAGGCGACTGTAAAGGGAATTTGGGACTCCATGAGACAGAAGTACCAAGGATCCACAAAGGTTAGAAGAGCCCAACTGAAGGCACTCAGAAGGGAATTTGAGATTCTGGGAATGAGAGAAGGGGAGAAGGTGGATGAATACTTCGCTCACACACTCACCATCGCGAACAAGATGAAGGCACATGGCGAGAGAATGGAACAATTGGTGATAGTCGAAAAGATCTTAAGGTCTATGACTCCTAAATTTGATTATATGGTGTGTTCGATAGAGGAGTCTAACAATCTTACAACCATGACCATTGATGAACTCCAAAGCAGTCTTCTGGTGCATGAACAACGTATGATTGGTCACAGTGGAGATGAACATGTACTGAAGGCAACTCTTGAAGATAATTTTGCAGCTAGAGGAAGAGGCCGTGGAGGATTTCGAGGACGGGGAAGAGGCAGAGGCAGACAAGGTTTCAACAAAGCCTTGATCGAATGTTGTAAGTGTCATAAGCTAGGACACTTTCAAGATGAGTTCCCTAGTTGGGAAAAGCGGGTGAAGTACACTGAACTTGAAGAGGAGGAGGAGTTATTGCTCATGGCTTATGTGGAGGAAAACAAATCAAGTAGGGAGGATGTGTGGTTCTTGGACAGTGGTTGTAGCAATCACATGTGCGGAAACAAGAGATGGTTTTCTACAATTGATGAAGGTTTTCGGCATGCAGTGAAGCTAGGCAACAACACAAGGATGTCAGTGATGGGAAATGGCAACATCAAGCTTCAAGTCCATGGTTTAACTCAGGTAATTAGTGATGTGTATTACGTTCCTGAGTTAAGAAATAATTTGTTGAGCATAGGTCAGTTGCAAGAGAGAGGATTGGCTATCCTCATTCAAGATGGAGTGTGTCAAGTTTACCATCGGAGAAAGGTGTAA